The Methanohalophilus levihalophilus genome has a segment encoding these proteins:
- the cdhC gene encoding CO dehydrogenase/CO-methylating acetyl-CoA synthase complex subunit beta — translation MAEDFPFEISPMFEGERIRKNDMHVELAGPKSVGFELVRASDLDDVEDGKFTLIGPDLSEMDEGGRYPFAMIYKIAGELVEEDLESIVERRNHDFQNYVQGLMHLNQRYDVWVRVSKEAVGKGMTSFESVAKAIMMLFKNELPFIEKVEAIYITDKEEIEKRLDEAKEVYKSRDDRTRNLHDEDVDTFYGCTLCQSFAPSNVCVITPDRVSLCGAINWFDGRAAAKVDPEGPQFAIPKGDVIDEESGEYTGVNDLAKSLSSGEYDRIKLHSFFEYPHTSCGCFEVVGFYIPEVDGIGWVDRDFAGVAPNGLPFSTMAGQTGGGKQVAGFLGVGINYFRSPKFIQSDGGWNRVVWMPKHLKDRVLSDIPADIADKVATEEDVSDLETLKNFLKEKNHPIVEKWEAEEEEETSEEVAEATPAAAAMPQMQATMPMTFPAMPQMSGGMGGVKIILKNAKVSVDKIIIKKND, via the coding sequence ATGGCTGAAGATTTTCCTTTTGAAATTTCCCCGATGTTCGAGGGAGAAAGAATACGGAAAAATGACATGCATGTTGAACTTGCAGGTCCAAAATCCGTTGGTTTTGAACTTGTAAGAGCTTCTGATTTAGATGATGTTGAAGATGGCAAATTCACACTTATTGGTCCTGATCTTTCCGAAATGGATGAAGGTGGAAGATACCCCTTCGCCATGATCTACAAGATCGCCGGAGAATTAGTGGAAGAAGACCTCGAATCCATTGTGGAAAGAAGGAATCACGACTTCCAGAACTATGTCCAGGGACTGATGCACTTAAACCAGCGTTATGACGTGTGGGTACGTGTAAGCAAAGAGGCAGTCGGGAAAGGAATGACTTCCTTTGAATCCGTTGCCAAAGCAATAATGATGCTCTTCAAAAATGAGCTTCCTTTCATAGAGAAAGTAGAAGCCATTTATATCACAGACAAAGAAGAAATCGAGAAAAGACTCGATGAAGCAAAAGAAGTGTACAAGTCCAGGGATGACAGGACACGTAACCTTCATGATGAGGACGTGGACACATTCTACGGCTGTACTCTCTGCCAGTCCTTCGCACCTTCAAATGTCTGTGTAATTACTCCTGACAGGGTTTCCCTGTGTGGCGCAATCAACTGGTTTGACGGTCGTGCAGCTGCAAAAGTCGACCCGGAGGGTCCCCAGTTCGCAATTCCAAAAGGCGACGTTATTGACGAGGAATCCGGAGAATACACCGGTGTTAACGACCTTGCAAAATCCCTCTCAAGTGGCGAATACGACAGGATCAAACTCCACTCATTCTTTGAATACCCACACACATCCTGCGGATGTTTTGAGGTAGTCGGTTTCTATATCCCAGAAGTCGATGGTATCGGATGGGTAGACAGGGACTTCGCAGGAGTGGCGCCTAACGGATTACCATTCTCCACAATGGCCGGACAGACCGGTGGTGGAAAGCAGGTTGCAGGTTTCCTTGGTGTCGGTATCAATTACTTCCGTTCTCCAAAATTCATACAGTCCGATGGCGGCTGGAACCGTGTTGTCTGGATGCCAAAGCATCTGAAAGACAGGGTTCTCAGCGACATACCAGCGGATATTGCAGACAAAGTTGCAACAGAAGAAGATGTCAGCGATCTTGAAACCCTTAAGAACTTCCTGAAAGAGAAAAACCACCCAATCGTGGAGAAATGGGAAGCTGAAGAAGAGGAAGAGACATCCGAAGAAGTCGCTGAAGCGACCCCTGCTGCTGCAGCAATGCCACAGATGCAGGCAACCATGCCAATGACCTTCCCCGCAATGCCACAGATGAGTGGCGGTATGGGTGGAGTGAAAATCATTCTGAAGAATGCAAAGGTATCGGTTGACAAGATAATCATTAAGAAGAACGACTAA
- a CDS encoding ATP-binding protein — protein sequence MTRTIAITGKGGTGKTAVTTLLIRHLAASNQEILAIDADPDTNLPETLGCDVERTIGDMKEFMMEERDNLPPDVNKESIFESKIYEILTEMPQYDLMVMGRPEGSGCYCYINNLLRGIMDKMVENYDTVIMDTEAGLEHFSRKIIRNVDDLIVVTDGSRRGLRTAERIRELVEELETHVGNIYVIANKVTDETRETIKQTAEDLGLTLIGLVPADEMIVERDLRGIPLFDLPDESAAVTEVNKIAERLGL from the coding sequence GTGACAAGGACAATTGCAATCACCGGCAAAGGCGGAACCGGGAAGACAGCTGTTACGACTCTTCTCATTCGCCATTTAGCCGCATCAAACCAGGAGATTCTGGCTATAGATGCCGATCCTGACACTAACCTCCCTGAGACCTTGGGATGTGACGTGGAAAGGACAATCGGTGATATGAAGGAATTCATGATGGAAGAGCGAGACAATCTTCCACCTGATGTCAACAAGGAATCCATTTTCGAGTCAAAGATATACGAAATCCTGACTGAAATGCCTCAATATGACCTTATGGTAATGGGAAGGCCGGAAGGTTCAGGATGTTACTGTTATATCAACAATCTGCTCCGTGGAATTATGGACAAGATGGTTGAGAATTACGACACAGTAATAATGGATACCGAAGCCGGACTGGAGCATTTCAGCCGGAAAATCATCAGGAATGTGGATGATTTGATTGTTGTTACCGACGGATCACGCCGCGGTTTGCGTACCGCTGAACGTATTCGGGAACTTGTAGAAGAGCTCGAAACCCATGTCGGAAATATCTATGTGATTGCAAACAAAGTCACTGATGAAACAAGGGAAACCATCAAGCAGACCGCAGAGGATTTGGGACTTACACTTATAGGACTCGTGCCGGCAGATGAGATGATCGTCGAAAGGGATCTTAGAGGAATACCCCTTTTTGATCTTCCTGACGAATCTGCCGCGGTCACTGAAGTAAATAAAATCGCAGAGAGACTGGGGTTGTAA
- the cdhD gene encoding CO dehydrogenase/acetyl-CoA synthase subunit delta — MSNKLKLADFNKLFKDLDVESLEGVTIEGDIELNISGGGGLNPAMAYALGHEAAQISLHIANIARMLGYPVDQLFAEGMGLVPPSPATVAEPAIQNLIDSKFEVAKIAEWNTPIQEVTLGATSADGGSRKKTVTLGGEKAMPYYFDAEMPHRNYVTIDVFDMPISMAKSVKGNYADVMEDPAEWAKKVVNDYNADMVTIHLISTDPLINDTPAKEAAKVVEDVLQAVDVPIVIGGSGNPQKDPEVLERAAEVAEGERALLASASLNLDYERVAKAATDHGHAVLAWTQLEINAQKELNRKLMKQCNVPRDSIVMDPTTAALGYGLDYAYSNMERIRMSALMGDEELNFPMSSGTTNAWGARESWMKESPLAGDSDWGPREYRGPIWEIVTGLTLSLAGNDMFMMMHPTSVQVLKEITQTLFGSIESTPTDISNWVTAEV; from the coding sequence ATGTCGAACAAGCTCAAGCTTGCAGATTTTAACAAGCTTTTCAAAGACCTCGATGTTGAATCCCTTGAAGGGGTTACAATTGAGGGAGATATAGAATTAAATATCAGCGGCGGAGGTGGCTTAAACCCTGCTATGGCATATGCCCTCGGACATGAAGCTGCCCAGATATCATTACATATCGCTAACATTGCCAGAATGCTGGGATATCCTGTAGATCAGCTTTTTGCAGAAGGAATGGGACTTGTACCTCCTTCTCCTGCAACTGTCGCAGAACCCGCAATCCAGAATTTGATTGATAGCAAATTCGAGGTTGCAAAGATTGCCGAATGGAACACACCAATTCAGGAAGTTACACTCGGTGCTACTTCCGCAGATGGTGGCAGCAGGAAAAAGACAGTTACACTCGGTGGGGAAAAGGCAATGCCTTACTACTTCGATGCGGAAATGCCTCACCGCAATTATGTTACCATAGATGTTTTTGACATGCCAATTTCCATGGCAAAATCAGTTAAAGGCAACTATGCAGACGTTATGGAAGATCCTGCAGAATGGGCCAAGAAGGTTGTCAACGATTACAATGCTGATATGGTAACCATACACCTGATTTCTACTGATCCTCTTATCAACGACACTCCTGCCAAGGAAGCTGCAAAGGTTGTGGAAGATGTGCTTCAGGCTGTTGATGTACCGATCGTCATTGGTGGATCCGGTAACCCACAGAAAGACCCAGAAGTACTTGAAAGGGCAGCAGAAGTTGCAGAAGGCGAACGTGCTTTGCTCGCATCTGCCAGCCTGAATCTTGACTATGAAAGGGTGGCAAAAGCTGCAACTGACCACGGTCACGCAGTACTTGCATGGACACAACTTGAAATCAATGCACAGAAAGAGCTTAATCGTAAGCTCATGAAGCAGTGCAACGTTCCAAGGGACAGCATTGTTATGGATCCAACTACAGCAGCGCTTGGTTACGGTCTTGACTATGCTTACAGCAACATGGAAAGAATAAGGATGTCCGCACTGATGGGAGATGAGGAACTCAACTTCCCAATGTCTTCAGGTACCACAAACGCCTGGGGAGCCAGGGAATCCTGGATGAAAGAATCACCTCTTGCAGGCGATTCAGACTGGGGTCCAAGGGAATACAGAGGTCCAATCTGGGAAATAGTTACAGGTCTTACCCTTTCCCTCGCAGGAAACGATATGTTCATGATGATGCATCCAACATCCGTACAGGTGCTCAAGGAAATTACCCAGACACTGTTCGGCAGCATAGAATCCACGCCAACAGACATTAGCAACTGGGTAACAGCGGAGGTGTGA